The Burkholderia sp. NRF60-BP8 genomic sequence GCAGAGCGTCGCGGAAAGCTCGTTCGACGCGTGGATCAAGTACTACCGTCAGGACGAGAACGCGACCAATGCGATCGTCAGCTATTACACGAAGGGCTCGCTCGTGGCGCTCGCGTTCGACCTCGCGATCCGCGCGCAGACGCGTAACCGGAAGTCGCTCGACGACGTGATGCGCCTGCTGTGGCAACGCTACGGCCGCGACTTCTATCGCGGCAAGCAGGCGGGCGTGGAGGAAAACGAAGTCGAGACGCTGATCGAAGAGGCGACGGGCGTCGCGCTCGGCCGCCTGTTCGCCGACGCCGTGCACGGTACGCGCGACCTGCCGCTCGGCGAACTATTCGCGCCGTTCGGCGTGACGCTGGCCCCCGACGTCGCGCTCGGCGCGGCCGAGAAGCCGACGATCGGCGCGCGCTTGCGTGGCGGCCCGGACTGCACGTTGGCGGCCGTCTACGAAGGCGGCGCCGCGCATCGCGCGGGGTTGTCGGCCGGCGACACGCTGATCGCGGTGGACGGGTTGCGCGTAACGGGCACGAACCTGGATGCGCTGCTGGCCCGCTATCGGCCGGGCGACAAGGTGGAGATCCACGCGTTTCGCCGCGACGAGCTGCGCACCGCGAAACTGAAGCTCGACGGTCCGGAAGTCACTCGCTACCGGCTGACGGCGGCCGCGAGGCCGGCTGCGGCCACGAAGGCCCGCGAAGCGTGGCTGAACGGGTAACCCTACGCGAGCGGGTATCGGGGCGCGATCGGGTATTGTCCCGCTGCTGCAACGATCCGTCGCCCTGAACCCGCTTTTTCGCGGTCATGCGGCCCCGCACAATGGCGTCACTCGCGCTACCGAAGCGCAACCCTACCGGAGCCTGACATGACGACCATTCTGCAAATCAATTCCGCCGCGCGTTCGCAAGGTGCGCAATCCACGCTGCTGGCCAACGAACTGACGGCAAAGCTGCAACAATCGAACCCCGGCGCGAACGTCGTGGTTCGCGACCTGCTGGCCGATGCGCTGCCGCACCTCGACGAATCGGTGCTCGGCGCGTTCTTCACGCCGGCCGACAAGCGCACCGCGGAACAGAATGCGATCGTCGCGAAGAGCGATGCGCTGATCGCCGAGCTGCAGGCTGCCGACATCATCGTGATCGGCGCACCGATGTACAACTTCGGCATCTCGTCGCAACTGAAGACGTACTTCGACTGGATCGCCCGCGCAGGCGTCACGTTCCGCTATACCGAGAACGGTCCGGAGGGCCTGATCAAGGGCAAGAAGGTTCACGTGGTGACGGCGCGCGGCGGCAAGTATGCCGGTACGCCGAACGACAGCCAGACGCCGTACCTGCGCACGTTCCTCGGCTTCGTCGGCATGACCGACGTGAGCTTCATCTACGCCGAAGGCCTGAACCTCGGCCCGGATGCGCAGAGCGCCGCGCTGGCCAGCGCACGCGAAGCGATCGCCGCCGCGTAACGCGTCAGGTCGATGCGGGTGCGGTGCACCCGCTGCATCGCCCGATAAAAAATGCCGCGCCCCGAAAGGGACGCGGCATTTTCGTATTCGCCCGGCGAACCCTGGGGCCAGCGCAAGCCCGTTATCAGGGTGAACGGGCCCCAGGCCGTCACGCGAGCGTTTCGGCTACGTCCGGCAGGCGCCAGTCGATCGGTTCGCGGCCCGCGTCGATCAGATAGTCGTTCGCGAGCGCGAAATGGCGGCAGCCGAGGAAGCCGCGGTGCGCGGACAGCGGCGACGGATGCGGCGCCTCGAGCACGCAATGCGCGTTCGCGTCGAACAGTGCGCGCTTCGCCTGCGCGTGCGCGCCCCACAGCATGAACACGAGCCCGCGATGGCGGCCGGCGAGCTCGCGGATCAGCGTGTCCGTGCATTGCTCCCAGCCGCGCTTCGCATGGCTCGCGGCCGCGCCGCGCTCGACCGTCAGCACGGTGTTGAGCAGCAGCACGCCCTGGCGCGCCCACGTATCGAGGCAGCCGTGACGCGGCGTGTCGTGACCGAAATTCGCGGCGATTTCCTTGAAGATGTTGCGCAGCGACGGCGGCGTGCGCACGGCCGGCGGCACCGAGAACGCGAGGCCGTGCGCCTGCGGCGTGCCGCGGTCGTCGCCGTGATACGGGTCCTGGCCGAGGATCACGACCTTCACGTCGTCCGGGCTCGTCAGGCGCAGTGCGCGGAACACGTCGGTCGGGTAGACCGTCTTGCCGGCCGCGCGCTCCTCGTCGACGAAGCGGCACAGCGGCGCGTACGCGTCGCTGTCGGTGAACGGTTTCAGCACGTCGCGCCAGACGGCCGGCAGCGCGTCGAATTGCGCGGCGAGATGCGGCACGTCGGCGGCACCGGGTTGCGGTGCCGAGGCGGTCGGGGCCGGCGCGGGCGCCGGTGCGGCCGCCTGCTTCGCGGATTTTCGCCGAGCCGCGGGCGGCTCGGAAGCCGCGGACGGAATATCGTCCGGTGCCGGTTCCGGCATGGGATCGTCGAACAGCGACGCCTGTTGCGGCGCGCGGGAAGTCTTGCGGGTTGCCATGCGTGATGCGTGTTTATTGCGCGCGCAGCCGGTAGCCGCGCTGCGCCTTGCTGATGTTTTCGGGAACGAGGCCCGGCAGCGCCTGCTGCAGTTCGGCGGCGAGCGTCGCGAGCGCCGTTTCCGGGCCGTCGATCAGTTCGAGTTCGATTTCGCTGATCGGTTCGCGGCGCGTTTCGTGTTCCGCCTGGACGACGATCTCGCCGAGGTCCACCGCGGCCTCGACGGTCGCGCCGCCGATTGCGATGCGCCACAGCGTACGCGAAAAATCCGTGCGGAACAGCGCGTACAGTGCGCCGGCCGCGTCGTTCAGTGCGGCGGCGGCTTCCGGCACGTCGCAGGCCGCGACGAGCGCGTCGATCTCGAGCGCGTCGCCCGCGACCGGCAGCTCCCATTCGTGGCGGCGGTGCAGGCCGCCTTCCGCGCTGCCGACCGTCTTGAACGTCTGCAGCCAGCCGTCCGGCGTGCGGCGCACGCGCACCGCGCTCTTCGAGCGCGCCAGCGCGAGATCGGGCGTGTCGTAATAGACGTTCGCGAGCGTGATCGCGTGGCCGGGTTCGCCGGTCAGCGTCTCGAAGAAGCGGCGCGCGGCGTCGGCCTGGCCGGCCGGCAGCGCGAGCTTGATTTCCTTTTCGATCGCCATCAGAAGAACATCCGCGCGAGTTCCTCGCCCGGCTGGTCGGCGCGCATGAACGCCTCGCCGACGAGGAACGTGTTCACGTTCGCCGCGCGCATGGTGTCGACGTCGGTGCGCGACAGGATGCCCGATTCGGTCACGACGATGCGATCCGCCGGAATCATGTCGAGCATGTCGAGCGTGGTCCGGATCGACGTCTCGAACGTGCGCAGGTTGCGGTTGTTGATACCGAGCAGCGGCGTCTTGAGCGTCAGCGCCTGTTCCATCTCGTTGCGATCGTGCACTTCGACCAGCACCGCGAGGCCGAGCGAGTGCGCATAGGCTTCCAGATCCTGCATCAGCGGCGTGTCGAGCGCGGCGGCGATCAGCAGGATCGCGTCGGCACCCATCGCGCGGGCTTCGACGATCTGGTACGCGTCGACGATGAAGTCCTTGCGCAGCACCGGCAGCGTGCAGGCCGCGCGCGCTTCCTCGAGGTAGCGGACGCCGCCCTGGAAGAACTGCTCGTCGGTCAGCACCGACAGGCACGCGGCGCCGTGCGCCGCATACGAGCGCGCGATGTCGGCTGGCACGAAATGCTCGCGCAGCACGCCTTTCGACGGGCTTGCCTTCTTGATTTCGGCGATCACGGCGGCGTTGCCGGCCGCGTGTTTCGCCCGCAGCGCGCCGACGAAGTCGCGCAGGTCGCGCGCGGAGGCTTCCAGCTTCAGCGCCTCGAGCGGCGTGCTGCGCATGGCCGCCGCTACTTCTTCGCGCTTGACGGCAATGATTCGGTCGAGAATGTCGCTCATAGAGGTTCCTGCTTGATTCGTAAGAGGGTCAGCGCTTGAACTGCTGCGTGAAGCGCACGAGCTCGTCGACCTTCGCGCGGGCCTTGCCGCTCGCGATCGCTTCGCGGGCCAGCTGGATGCCGTCCGCGATCGACTCGGCGATATTGGCCGCGTAAAGCGCGGTGCCGGCGTTCAGCGTGACGATCTCGCGTGCGACGCCCGGCTGGTTGTCCAGCGCGCCGAGCAGCATCGTGCGCGATTCGTCGGCATTTTCCACCTTCAGCGTGCGGTTCGACACCATCTGCAGGCCGAAGTCCTCCGGATGGATCTCGTATTCGTGCACCTCGCCGTCGCGCAATTCGCCGACGAGCGTCGCGGCGCCGAGCGACACCTCGTCCATTCCGTCCTTGCCGTACACGACGAGCACGTGCTGCGCGCCGAGGCGCTGCATCACGCGCACCTGGATGCCGACGAGGTCGGGGTGGAACACGCCCATCAGCTGGTTCGGCGCGCCGGCCGGATTGGTCAGCGGGCCGAGGATGTTGAAGATCGTGCGCACGCCGAGCTCGCGGCGCACGGCCGCGATGTTCTTCATCGCCGGATGATGGTTCGGCGCGAACATGAAGCCCATGCCGGTTTCGGCGATCGATGCGGCGACCTGGTCCGACTGCAGGTCGATGTTCACGCCGAGCGCCTCGAGCACGTCGGCGCTGCCGGACTTGCTCGACACGCCGCGGTTGCCGTGTTTCGCGACCTTCGCGCCCGCGGCCGCCGTGACGAACATCGACGCGGTCGAGATGTTGAACGTGTGCGAGCCGTCGCCGCCGGTGCCGACGATGTCGACGAAATTCGAGTTGTCCCGCACCTCGACGTGGTTCGCGAATTCGCGCATCACGGTCGCGGCGGCGGCGATCTCACCGATCGTCTCCTTCTTCACGCGCAGCCCAGTGATGATCGCGGCCGCCATCACGGGCGACATGTCGCCGCGCATGATCAGCCGCATCAGGTGCAGCATTTCGTCGTGGAAGATCTCGCGGTGCTCGATCGTGCGCTGCAGCGCTTCCTGCGGGGTAATCGTCATCGTGCGTCTCCCGTCAGGCGGCCGGTGCGGCCGCGGCGCGGCTCTGTTTCAGGAAATTCTCGAGCAGCGCATGGCCGTGCTCGGACAGGATCGATTCCGGGTGGAACTGCACGCCTTCGACCGGCAGCGTCTTGTGGCGCACGCCCATGATCTCGCCGTCGTCGGTCCACGCGGACACCTCGAGGCAATCGGGCAGCGATTCGCGTTCGATCGCGAGCGAGTGATAGCGCGTGACGTCGAAATGCTTCGGCAGGTCGGCGAACACGCCGCGGCAGTCGGTTTCGATCCGGCTCACCTTGCCGTGCATGATGGTCTTCGCGCGCACGACGCGGCCGCCGAACGCTTCGCCGATCGCTTGGTGGCCGAGGCAGACGCCGAGGATCGGCTTCCTGCCCGCGAATTCGCGCAGCACGTCGAGCGTGATGCCCGCATGTTGCGGATTGCTCGGGCCCGGCGACAGGCAGATGGTGTCGGGATTCAGGCGCGCGATGTCGCCGAGCGTGATTTCGTCGTTGCGGTAGGTGCGCACGTCCTCGCCGAGTTCGCCGAAGTACTGGACCAGGTTGTAGGTAAACGAGTCGTAGTTGTCGATCATGAGCAGCATGGTCAGTCTCCGGTCAGAAGTCGCTATCGAGGCCGTCCTGGACCTGTTCGGCCGCACGC encodes the following:
- the trpD gene encoding anthranilate phosphoribosyltransferase; protein product: MTITPQEALQRTIEHREIFHDEMLHLMRLIMRGDMSPVMAAAIITGLRVKKETIGEIAAAATVMREFANHVEVRDNSNFVDIVGTGGDGSHTFNISTASMFVTAAAGAKVAKHGNRGVSSKSGSADVLEALGVNIDLQSDQVAASIAETGMGFMFAPNHHPAMKNIAAVRRELGVRTIFNILGPLTNPAGAPNQLMGVFHPDLVGIQVRVMQRLGAQHVLVVYGKDGMDEVSLGAATLVGELRDGEVHEYEIHPEDFGLQMVSNRTLKVENADESRTMLLGALDNQPGVAREIVTLNAGTALYAANIAESIADGIQLAREAIASGKARAKVDELVRFTQQFKR
- a CDS encoding aminodeoxychorismate/anthranilate synthase component II, with the protein product MLLMIDNYDSFTYNLVQYFGELGEDVRTYRNDEITLGDIARLNPDTICLSPGPSNPQHAGITLDVLREFAGRKPILGVCLGHQAIGEAFGGRVVRAKTIMHGKVSRIETDCRGVFADLPKHFDVTRYHSLAIERESLPDCLEVSAWTDDGEIMGVRHKTLPVEGVQFHPESILSEHGHALLENFLKQSRAAAAPAA
- a CDS encoding CYTH domain-containing protein codes for the protein MAIEKEIKLALPAGQADAARRFFETLTGEPGHAITLANVYYDTPDLALARSKSAVRVRRTPDGWLQTFKTVGSAEGGLHRRHEWELPVAGDALEIDALVAACDVPEAAAALNDAAGALYALFRTDFSRTLWRIAIGGATVEAAVDLGEIVVQAEHETRREPISEIELELIDGPETALATLAAELQQALPGLVPENISKAQRGYRLRAQ
- a CDS encoding uracil-DNA glycosylase; amino-acid sequence: MATRKTSRAPQQASLFDDPMPEPAPDDIPSAASEPPAARRKSAKQAAAPAPAPAPTASAPQPGAADVPHLAAQFDALPAVWRDVLKPFTDSDAYAPLCRFVDEERAAGKTVYPTDVFRALRLTSPDDVKVVILGQDPYHGDDRGTPQAHGLAFSVPPAVRTPPSLRNIFKEIAANFGHDTPRHGCLDTWARQGVLLLNTVLTVERGAAASHAKRGWEQCTDTLIRELAGRHRGLVFMLWGAHAQAKRALFDANAHCVLEAPHPSPLSAHRGFLGCRHFALANDYLIDAGREPIDWRLPDVAETLA
- a CDS encoding FMN-dependent NADH-azoreductase — its product is MTTILQINSAARSQGAQSTLLANELTAKLQQSNPGANVVVRDLLADALPHLDESVLGAFFTPADKRTAEQNAIVAKSDALIAELQAADIIVIGAPMYNFGISSQLKTYFDWIARAGVTFRYTENGPEGLIKGKKVHVVTARGGKYAGTPNDSQTPYLRTFLGFVGMTDVSFIYAEGLNLGPDAQSAALASAREAIAAA
- the trpC gene encoding indole-3-glycerol phosphate synthase TrpC; the protein is MSDILDRIIAVKREEVAAAMRSTPLEALKLEASARDLRDFVGALRAKHAAGNAAVIAEIKKASPSKGVLREHFVPADIARSYAAHGAACLSVLTDEQFFQGGVRYLEEARAACTLPVLRKDFIVDAYQIVEARAMGADAILLIAAALDTPLMQDLEAYAHSLGLAVLVEVHDRNEMEQALTLKTPLLGINNRNLRTFETSIRTTLDMLDMIPADRIVVTESGILSRTDVDTMRAANVNTFLVGEAFMRADQPGEELARMFF